In Thermococcus profundus, the genomic stretch CAACCTCGGCAGCGACGACTGGATAACGGTAAAGGAGATAGCCGAGATAGTGAGCGAGGAGATGGGATTGAGTCCTAAGTTCCGCTTCACCGGAGGAGTTGATGGCGGAAGGGGATGGAAGGGCGACGTTAAGCTCATGCTCCTCGATATAAGCAGGGCGAAATCGACGGGCTGGAAGCCAAGGCTCAACAGCTACGAGGCCGTCAGAAAGACCGTTAGGGAACTGCTGGGAAAGGAGTGATTGATTGGTTTTTACCTCTATCATTTTCTTCGTCTTAGGCATTGTCACTCCTTGGGTATTGAAGACGTTACCCCCGGCATTTTGTACAACTTATTAACCGAAAATTTTAAATATCTTGGATGGTCTATTTTCATGACAACTACTGTTGGTGGTACAAAATGAAACGCGTGTTTGTTGTGGGATTGGTGGCCGTGCTTGTCTTCCTGGCCGGCGTCAAGTTTGGGGTTTCGTACTTCAGCGACGTTGCAAAGTCAGAAAACAACGAGTTCTCAACGGGTGAGTTCGACATCGGGATAAGCAGGGACGGGAGCAGATACTACGATGACTACAGGATCTTCGAGTTTGGGAATCTCCTTCCGGGCGAGGAAAAGACGATCCGTTTCTACCTCAAGAACCGCGGCGATTATCCAGTATCCACTATCTCAATGGTTCTTAACGTTACTGACCTTGAGGACGGCTCTCTCTCCAAGGCGGAAGTCCTCGTAGACAACACCCCCGACGTTGGAGAGCTGAGCAGGTATCTGGTGATCAAAGATTTCCGGGTAACGTTCAACGGCACCACAGTTACTCTCGATCGGTACAAAGGGAAATCCCTCAGGGAGCTCAACAACACTCAACTGAATCTCTTTAGCGGTAAACTTCCGAAAAACGGGGCCGTTGAGGTGACGATGACCATCCAGCTCTCGTCCGATGCCGGAAACGACTGTCAGACCGATACCTCGAAGGTGGCGATGCTCATCACAGCCTCCCAGTGAGCGGAAGCCACTTAAACCCCCTCTCCAATTTTCCCCTGCGATGATGAGTGATGGGCGAACCGACCGGTGAGGAAGGAAAGGTGATCGCTGAGCAACCCTTTTAAGCCCCATCTCCTACCTTTTCTGGGATGATGAGTTCAGCCTTGTCCGAGCTGTGACGAGGGAGTGACGGACTGACCGTCCAGCTTAGTTCGGAGGGTGGCCTTTGGAGGAGCTCTACCGCCCGATATGGGCCTCAGTAGTTGGGAACGTTCTCCTCGCCCTGTTCAAATTGATGGTGGGTGTTCTCTACTCCAGCATAGCCCTCATCTCCGATGGCGTTCATTCCTTAAGTGATGTGATTACCAGTGTTATGGGCTATTTTGGGATGAAGGTTTCCTCAAAGCCTCCAGATAAAAGTCACCCCTTTGGACACTCCCGCTTTGAACCCCTTGTGGCCTTCCTCATGGCTGAAGCGCTCCTTCTCGTGGTCTATGAAATCGGGAGGGATTCAATTTTCAGGCTTCTCCACGGAAATGTTATTGAGGTTAACTCCATCATGCTCGCAGTTAC encodes the following:
- a CDS encoding TasA family protein, which codes for MKRVFVVGLVAVLVFLAGVKFGVSYFSDVAKSENNEFSTGEFDIGISRDGSRYYDDYRIFEFGNLLPGEEKTIRFYLKNRGDYPVSTISMVLNVTDLEDGSLSKAEVLVDNTPDVGELSRYLVIKDFRVTFNGTTVTLDRYKGKSLRELNNTQLNLFSGKLPKNGAVEVTMTIQLSSDAGNDCQTDTSKVAMLITASQ